The Muricauda sp. SCSIO 65647 genome includes a region encoding these proteins:
- a CDS encoding GNAT family N-acyltransferase — MGLVTAKEVAKVIKLDKYGFLGTFAGWVLMALTKISSINRFYDRHKGLDGPAFLDEILEHYEIQFEIPEEDYKRLPKTGPFITISNHPLGGIDGVLLLKLLLQEHTDYKIIANFLLHRIEPLKPYIMPVNPFENHKDAKSSVMGFKTALKHLREGHPLGIFPAGEVSTYKDGKLVVDRPWEEAAIKLIRKAEVPVVPIYFHAKNSRLFYRLSKINDVFRTAKLPSELTSQRRRPINVRIGQPISVAHQREEETLEDFAELLRKKTYLLANVFEKERLIDKVPTTLKIPKPPKKVATAVRTEVLQGEIEKLREKDLRLLQSKNYEVYLAQEKDMPFLLKEIGRQREITFREVGEGTNNAIDLDKFDAFYHHLFLWDDDEKEVVGAYRMGLGAEIFHKYGIDGFYLQDLFRFEPELFPMMEKSIEMGRAYIIKEYQQKPMPLFLLWKGIVHTTLRFPEHKYLIGGVSISNQFSNFSKSLMIEFMKSHYWDPYVAQYVRPKNEFKVKLKDADKEFVFDETKADLNKFDKLIEEVEPGSLRLPVLIKKYIKQNAKVVAFNEDPLFNNSVDGLMYIKIADLPESTVKPVMEEFQAELERKMSEGGSVASSSEEE, encoded by the coding sequence ATGGGGTTGGTCACGGCGAAAGAGGTTGCAAAGGTCATAAAACTAGACAAATACGGCTTTTTGGGCACTTTTGCGGGATGGGTGTTGATGGCACTCACTAAGATATCATCGATCAATCGTTTTTATGATCGCCACAAGGGTTTGGATGGACCTGCCTTTCTCGATGAAATTCTAGAACATTACGAAATTCAGTTCGAAATACCCGAAGAAGACTATAAACGCTTGCCCAAAACAGGACCCTTCATCACCATTTCAAATCATCCGCTTGGGGGTATTGACGGCGTGTTGTTGTTGAAGTTGTTATTGCAAGAGCATACCGATTATAAGATCATAGCAAATTTTTTGCTGCACCGCATCGAGCCCCTGAAGCCGTATATCATGCCCGTGAATCCGTTTGAAAACCACAAAGATGCGAAAAGCAGTGTGATGGGGTTCAAAACGGCATTGAAGCATCTGCGAGAGGGGCATCCGTTGGGCATTTTTCCTGCGGGCGAAGTATCTACTTATAAAGATGGTAAACTGGTCGTTGATAGACCGTGGGAAGAAGCGGCCATCAAATTGATCCGTAAGGCCGAAGTACCTGTAGTGCCCATTTATTTTCATGCCAAGAACAGTCGGTTGTTTTACCGATTATCCAAGATCAATGATGTATTCAGAACGGCCAAACTGCCCTCTGAACTGACTTCACAACGAAGAAGGCCGATCAATGTACGTATAGGGCAACCTATTTCGGTAGCGCACCAAAGAGAGGAAGAGACGCTTGAAGACTTTGCTGAGCTGTTGAGAAAAAAGACGTATCTGCTGGCCAATGTTTTTGAAAAAGAACGTTTGATCGATAAGGTGCCCACGACTCTAAAGATCCCCAAACCGCCAAAAAAAGTGGCCACTGCCGTGCGTACCGAGGTGCTTCAGGGTGAAATCGAGAAATTGCGTGAGAAAGACCTTAGGCTATTGCAGAGCAAGAACTATGAAGTGTATCTGGCCCAAGAAAAGGATATGCCCTTTCTTTTAAAGGAGATAGGGCGTCAACGTGAAATCACCTTTCGAGAGGTGGGTGAGGGCACCAATAATGCCATCGACCTTGATAAGTTTGATGCTTTTTATCACCACCTTTTTCTTTGGGATGATGACGAAAAAGAAGTTGTTGGGGCCTACAGAATGGGGCTGGGCGCAGAGATTTTTCATAAGTATGGAATAGATGGATTCTATCTTCAAGACCTTTTTCGTTTTGAGCCAGAGCTTTTTCCGATGATGGAAAAGTCGATTGAAATGGGCAGGGCCTATATCATCAAAGAATACCAGCAAAAACCGATGCCGCTCTTTTTGCTCTGGAAGGGAATCGTGCACACCACCCTTCGTTTTCCCGAACATAAATATTTGATCGGTGGGGTAAGTATCAGTAACCAATTCTCGAATTTCTCAAAGTCGTTGATGATCGAATTCATGAAATCGCATTACTGGGATCCCTATGTGGCGCAGTACGTTCGACCCAAAAACGAATTCAAGGTCAAGCTCAAAGATGCCGACAAAGAATTTGTGTTTGATGAGACAAAGGCCGACCTTAACAAGTTCGACAAGTTGATAGAAGAGGTTGAGCCGGGTAGTCTTCGACTGCCTGTCTTGATCAAGAAGTATATCAAACAGAACGCAAAAGTGGTCGCGTTCAATGAGGACCCATTGTTCAATAATTCGGTTGATGGGCTTATGTATATCAAAATTGCCGATTTGCCCGAAAGTACGGTGAAACCCGTTATGGAAGAGTTTCAGGCCGAACTCGAACGAAAAATGTCCGAAGGGGGTTCTGTGGCAAGCTCTTCTGAAGAAGAGTAA
- a CDS encoding helix-turn-helix transcriptional regulator codes for MGVTKTHIFSSAQNEMAQIAKVLAHPARIAILQYISKQEGCICTDLVDEIGLAQPTISQHLNEIKKIGLLKGSFEGKNLCYCINEERWQELQNSFNAFFTNINQNCC; via the coding sequence ATGGGAGTCACCAAAACGCATATTTTCTCGTCGGCACAAAACGAAATGGCACAAATTGCCAAAGTATTGGCACATCCTGCCCGAATTGCCATATTGCAGTACATCAGCAAACAAGAAGGGTGCATATGTACCGATCTGGTCGATGAAATAGGTTTGGCGCAGCCCACCATATCACAACACCTTAACGAGATAAAAAAAATAGGACTGCTAAAGGGATCTTTTGAAGGCAAGAACCTTTGTTACTGCATCAATGAAGAACGATGGCAAGAACTTCAAAATAGCTTTAATGCGTTCTTTACAAATATCAACCAAAATTGCTGTTGA
- a CDS encoding ferredoxin, with protein sequence MVVVTLQRKKCIGCNYCVELAPTHFQMARNDGKSVLLHAVEKKGFHTLKSTDDSIYDSCKEAQKACPVKIISTKLV encoded by the coding sequence ATGGTAGTGGTCACCTTACAGCGTAAAAAATGTATAGGTTGCAATTACTGTGTAGAATTGGCACCGACGCATTTTCAAATGGCGCGCAATGATGGCAAGAGTGTCTTACTGCACGCCGTAGAGAAAAAAGGGTTTCATACGCTTAAATCTACTGATGACTCAATATACGATTCCTGTAAAGAAGCCCAAAAAGCGTGTCCTGTAAAGATCATTAGCACCAAGTTAGTGTAA
- a CDS encoding arsenate reductase ArsC, producing MKNVLVLCTGNSCRSQMAHGYLEYYQKDLANVYSAGIETHGLNPGAVSIMKEDGIDISHHTSNHVDEYEGIEWDHIITVCDHAKENCPFIPAKNAQRLHHNFSDPSKVKGTEDEVHAAFLKTRNEIKEFCETFVKEELVNG from the coding sequence ATGAAAAATGTATTGGTACTCTGTACCGGAAATTCATGCCGCAGCCAAATGGCACACGGTTACCTTGAATACTACCAAAAAGATTTGGCCAATGTCTATAGCGCTGGTATTGAGACCCATGGCCTGAACCCCGGTGCGGTATCTATCATGAAGGAAGATGGCATCGACATATCGCACCACACCTCTAACCACGTAGATGAGTACGAGGGCATTGAATGGGATCATATTATTACCGTCTGCGACCATGCAAAAGAAAATTGTCCCTTTATTCCGGCCAAGAACGCACAACGATTACATCATAATTTTTCAGACCCTTCAAAGGTGAAAGGCACTGAAGATGAGGTACATGCTGCCTTTTTGAAAACACGGAATGAAATCAAGGAATTCTGCGAGACTTTCGTAAAGGAAGAGCTGGTAAATGGTTGA
- a CDS encoding TM2 domain-containing protein codes for MSEENKDLGDKAEEAFDKAKEAAGEAAEDAKEAAGDFKEEAKKTASEFTEGLKNAGGDNKKILAGITAILVGWLGVHKFILGYNKEGFILLGLSLISIILACTVIFAFLIYIPGLIGLIEGIVYLTKSDEEFYNTYQVGKKPWF; via the coding sequence ATGTCAGAAGAAAACAAAGATTTGGGCGATAAGGCCGAAGAAGCCTTTGACAAAGCAAAAGAAGCTGCAGGTGAAGCGGCCGAAGACGCCAAGGAAGCTGCCGGCGATTTTAAAGAGGAAGCCAAAAAAACCGCCAGTGAATTCACCGAGGGCTTGAAAAATGCTGGTGGGGACAATAAAAAAATACTCGCTGGCATTACGGCCATATTGGTCGGCTGGTTGGGGGTACACAAGTTTATCTTGGGCTACAATAAAGAAGGCTTTATACTTCTCGGGCTTAGTCTTATATCGATCATTTTGGCCTGTACGGTCATTTTTGCCTTTCTTATATATATACCCGGACTTATCGGTTTGATAGAAGGTATCGTCTACCTGACCAAATCAGATGAGGAGTTTTACAACACATACCAGGTGGGCAAAAAACCTTGGTTCTAA
- a CDS encoding GNAT family N-acetyltransferase — MTIRKMTKKDWPSVAQIYAEGIATGLATFESEVPDYGSWNASHTDSCRLIAEQEGNVVGWAALSPVSSRCVYGGVGEVSVYVGKDSRGHGIGKLLLQELIIGSEAEGYWTLQSGIFPENEASIKLHEKLGFRFLGKRERIGKTLNGIWKDNLLFERRSKTVGID; from the coding sequence ATGACCATACGCAAAATGACCAAAAAAGATTGGCCATCGGTCGCACAAATCTATGCAGAGGGTATCGCCACCGGTCTTGCAACCTTTGAAAGCGAGGTACCCGATTATGGAAGCTGGAATGCTTCCCATACCGATAGCTGCCGGTTGATAGCCGAACAAGAAGGCAATGTAGTGGGTTGGGCCGCGCTATCGCCCGTATCAAGTCGGTGTGTCTATGGCGGTGTCGGTGAAGTAAGTGTTTATGTAGGGAAAGATAGTAGAGGCCACGGCATTGGCAAATTGTTGTTGCAAGAACTCATTATTGGCAGTGAGGCCGAAGGGTATTGGACGTTGCAATCGGGGATTTTCCCTGAAAACGAGGCCAGCATCAAACTGCATGAAAAGTTGGGATTTCGTTTTTTAGGGAAGCGGGAGCGTATTGGAAAAACGTTAAATGGTATCTGGAAAGACAACCTACTTTTTGAAAGGCGGAGTAAAACGGTGGGTATTGATTAA
- a CDS encoding DUF6428 family protein, with protein MKTGEFLELLKAHQNKDLRFEYLPNQLVGANYHITEVKNITIESVDCGARTDSWKETVVQLWESPKEKDNVSFMSTLKALGILNKVNRMKPMVLDTEIKFEYGNAHFHTAQLFVEEAVQNDTSLILKLSVEKTDCKAKETCGVTEKTAVESEACCAPGVGCC; from the coding sequence ATGAAAACAGGTGAATTTCTAGAATTGCTCAAAGCGCACCAAAACAAAGATCTGCGTTTTGAATATCTGCCCAACCAGCTTGTTGGCGCCAACTACCATATCACGGAAGTGAAAAATATTACCATAGAATCTGTCGATTGTGGCGCAAGAACCGATAGCTGGAAGGAAACAGTGGTACAGTTGTGGGAGAGCCCGAAAGAAAAAGATAACGTTTCATTCATGTCTACTTTAAAGGCATTGGGTATCTTGAACAAGGTAAACCGTATGAAACCAATGGTACTGGATACCGAAATCAAATTCGAGTATGGCAACGCACACTTTCATACGGCCCAATTGTTCGTTGAAGAGGCCGTTCAAAACGACACTTCGCTTATTTTGAAGTTATCGGTAGAAAAAACGGATTGTAAGGCAAAGGAAACCTGTGGGGTTACAGAGAAAACAGCTGTTGAAAGCGAAGCATGTTGTGCCCCCGGTGTTGGGTGCTGCTAA